A portion of the Thermoflexus hugenholtzii JAD2 genome contains these proteins:
- a CDS encoding DinB family protein, with protein sequence MSERKAAIRRHLDQTRAEVLAIASQLREDDWEKPVQGEGGKWTARQVLAHLAAAEIGQMSRIQRVLAGERYMPEGFNLDVWNERQIQKRENQRVEDILKDLEASRQALLQLLDSLSEEQLDIEGQHAIGAMMTVEQMFYHLGNHERDHAAELRRALE encoded by the coding sequence ATGAGCGAGCGCAAGGCGGCGATCCGGAGGCATCTGGACCAGACCCGCGCGGAGGTGCTGGCCATCGCTTCCCAGCTGCGGGAGGATGACTGGGAGAAGCCCGTGCAGGGCGAAGGCGGCAAATGGACCGCCCGTCAGGTCCTGGCCCACCTGGCCGCGGCGGAGATCGGCCAGATGTCCCGCATCCAGCGGGTGCTGGCCGGGGAGCGCTATATGCCTGAGGGCTTCAACCTGGACGTGTGGAACGAGCGCCAGATCCAGAAGCGGGAGAACCAGCGCGTGGAGGACATCCTGAAGGACCTGGAGGCCTCCCGCCAGGCTCTGCTCCAGCTGCTGGACTCCTTGAGCGAGGAGCAGCTGGACATCGAGGGTCAGCACGCCATCGGGGCAATGATGACGGTGGAGCAGATGTTCTACCATCTGGGGAACCACGAACGGGATCACGCGGCAGAGCTGCGGCGGGCGCTGGAGTGA
- a CDS encoding SDR family NAD(P)-dependent oxidoreductase yields MDLRGRVVLVTGAGRRLGRAIALGLAQAGAHIAVHYHTSAEEAEETVRRIRALGVDAEAFPADLRDPGQIPPLVDAVARRFGRLDGLVSAAAVMRVTRWHEITPAQWDEILALNLRAPMFCAQAAARHMEEGVIIHIADGSALKPWPDYLAHTVSKAGLVALTRALALALAPRIRVNAVIPGPILKPVHWEEERWERLIRHVPLGRAGAPEEVARAVRYLMEADYVTGAVLVVDGGHHLRS; encoded by the coding sequence ATGGACCTGCGGGGACGGGTGGTGCTGGTGACCGGTGCGGGGCGGCGTCTGGGTCGGGCCATCGCCCTGGGCCTGGCCCAGGCCGGGGCCCACATCGCCGTCCACTACCACACCTCCGCCGAGGAAGCCGAGGAGACCGTCCGCCGGATTCGGGCCCTGGGGGTAGACGCCGAGGCCTTCCCGGCGGACCTGCGGGATCCCGGGCAGATCCCCCCGCTGGTCGATGCCGTGGCCCGACGCTTCGGGCGATTGGACGGGCTGGTGAGCGCGGCGGCGGTGATGCGGGTCACCCGCTGGCACGAGATCACGCCCGCGCAATGGGATGAGATCCTCGCCCTGAACCTGCGGGCGCCGATGTTCTGCGCCCAGGCCGCCGCCCGCCATATGGAAGAGGGCGTCATCATCCACATCGCCGACGGATCCGCCCTCAAGCCCTGGCCGGATTACCTGGCCCACACCGTCTCCAAGGCGGGCCTGGTGGCCCTCACCCGGGCCCTGGCCCTCGCCCTGGCCCCCCGCATCCGGGTCAACGCCGTCATCCCCGGCCCCATCCTCAAGCCCGTCCACTGGGAGGAAGAACGATGGGAACGACTGATCCGCCACGTGCCCCTGGGCCGCGCCGGGGCCCCCGAGGAGGTGGCGCGCGCCGTGCGCTACCTGATGGAGGCGGATTACGTCACCGGCGCCGTCCTGGTGGTGGACGGCGGCCATCATCTACGATCGTGA
- a CDS encoding ornithine cyclodeaminase family protein yields the protein MTLPFFTAEDIRRALPMREAIEAMRAAFIAFSEGRAHIPQRLSISIPEQEGITLVMPGYVPPDALGLKVVSVFPRNPARGLPTLSALVVMLDPETGAPAALLDGAFLTAWRTGAASGLATDLLARPDAESLALIGAGAQARTQLLAVAAVRSLRRVRVYSRTPARAQALIEELRGQEGIPEDIAVAPTPEAAVAEADIVCTATNSSVPVFDGRALQPGTHINAIGSFTLEMRELDEETFRRAARVVVDSRAAALAEAGEVVWAIRQGILREADLVELGEIAAGRRPGRERPEEITLFKSVGLAVQDLVAAQRVWQRIRAQGG from the coding sequence ATGACGCTGCCCTTCTTTACCGCGGAGGACATCCGGCGGGCGCTGCCGATGCGCGAAGCCATCGAGGCCATGCGGGCGGCCTTCATCGCCTTCAGCGAGGGACGCGCCCACATCCCGCAACGGCTCTCGATCTCGATCCCGGAACAGGAGGGCATCACCCTCGTAATGCCCGGCTATGTGCCTCCCGATGCCCTGGGTCTGAAAGTGGTCTCCGTCTTCCCCCGCAACCCGGCCCGCGGGCTCCCCACCCTCTCCGCCCTGGTGGTGATGCTGGACCCGGAGACGGGCGCGCCCGCAGCCCTCCTGGACGGAGCTTTCCTCACCGCATGGCGGACCGGCGCGGCGTCGGGGCTGGCCACGGATCTGCTCGCCCGCCCCGACGCCGAATCCCTCGCCCTGATCGGCGCCGGGGCCCAGGCCCGCACCCAGCTGCTGGCCGTGGCCGCTGTCCGGTCCCTCCGACGGGTGCGGGTCTACAGCCGCACCCCCGCCCGGGCCCAGGCCCTGATCGAGGAACTACGAGGACAGGAGGGCATACCGGAGGACATCGCCGTCGCGCCCACCCCGGAGGCCGCGGTGGCGGAGGCGGACATCGTGTGCACGGCCACCAACTCCTCCGTCCCGGTCTTCGACGGCCGGGCCCTGCAGCCCGGAACCCACATCAACGCCATCGGCTCCTTCACCCTCGAGATGCGCGAACTGGATGAAGAAACCTTCCGCCGGGCCGCCCGGGTGGTGGTAGACTCCCGGGCGGCCGCCCTCGCGGAGGCCGGCGAGGTGGTGTGGGCGATCCGACAGGGGATCCTCCGCGAGGCCGACTTGGTGGAGCTGGGGGAGATCGCCGCGGGCCGGCGTCCGGGCCGCGAGCGGCCGGAGGAGATCACCCTCTTCAAGTCCGTCGGCCTGGCGGTGCAGGACCTGGTGGCCGCTCAACGCGTGTGGCAGCGCATCCGGGCACAGGGGGGATGA
- a CDS encoding saccharopine dehydrogenase family protein yields the protein MAFRYAVIGAGMQGTAAAYDLARFGDATEIRLADQAPIRAERAAARLNRLLGRPLVQPAVLDVRDEEAAVAFLRTADAAISAVPYRFNPLLARAALRARTSLCDLGGHLPTTREVLALDEAAREAGISLIPDCGLMPGLGNTLAVYAMRRMDQPRHVRIWCGGLPQRPKGPLGYQLFFHIAGLTAEYTGKAVFLRQGRIVEVEALSEPETVTFPPPVGTCEAFVTSGGTSTCPWSFQGILETYEEKTVRYPGHLERIRLLAELGFLETEPVEVDGVRVIPREVFHRLVEPRLQFPEDPADVVVLRVTCEGIHRGEPMTLTLDLMDFYDPETGFTAMERTTGGHAAVVATMMARGQTPKGALPVERAVDPEIFLAEWLRRGIPIRETVQRPLQLAREAA from the coding sequence ATGGCCTTCCGCTATGCCGTGATCGGCGCGGGGATGCAGGGCACGGCCGCCGCTTACGATCTGGCCCGCTTCGGGGATGCGACGGAGATCCGGCTGGCGGATCAGGCTCCCATTCGGGCCGAGCGCGCCGCCGCGCGCCTCAACCGCCTCCTCGGCCGTCCCCTGGTGCAACCTGCTGTCCTCGATGTGCGGGACGAGGAGGCCGCGGTGGCCTTCCTGCGCACCGCAGACGCCGCCATCAGCGCCGTCCCCTACCGGTTCAACCCCCTCCTCGCTCGGGCCGCCCTTCGGGCTCGGACCTCCCTGTGCGATCTGGGCGGGCATCTCCCCACCACCCGAGAAGTGCTGGCCCTGGATGAGGCGGCCCGGGAGGCCGGGATCTCTCTCATCCCGGATTGTGGGCTGATGCCCGGCCTGGGCAACACCCTGGCGGTCTACGCGATGCGCCGGATGGATCAGCCCCGGCACGTCCGCATCTGGTGCGGTGGGCTCCCTCAGCGGCCCAAGGGCCCCCTGGGCTACCAGCTGTTCTTCCACATCGCCGGCCTGACGGCCGAATACACCGGCAAGGCGGTCTTCCTCCGGCAAGGACGGATCGTGGAGGTCGAGGCCCTGAGCGAGCCGGAGACGGTGACGTTCCCGCCGCCTGTGGGGACATGTGAGGCCTTTGTTACCTCAGGGGGAACCTCCACCTGCCCCTGGAGCTTCCAGGGGATCCTGGAAACGTATGAGGAAAAAACCGTTCGCTACCCGGGCCATCTGGAACGCATCCGCCTGCTCGCCGAATTGGGGTTCCTGGAGACCGAGCCCGTGGAGGTCGACGGCGTCCGCGTGATCCCCCGGGAGGTCTTCCACCGGCTGGTCGAGCCCCGCCTGCAGTTCCCGGAGGATCCCGCCGATGTCGTGGTGCTCCGGGTGACCTGCGAAGGGATCCATCGTGGGGAGCCGATGACCCTCACCTTGGATCTGATGGATTTCTACGACCCGGAGACCGGCTTCACGGCCATGGAGCGGACCACAGGCGGGCACGCGGCTGTGGTGGCCACGATGATGGCCCGGGGCCAGACCCCAAAGGGAGCCCTGCCGGTGGAACGCGCCGTCGATCCGGAGATCTTCCTCGCCGAATGGCTGCGGCGAGGGATCCCGATCCGTGAGACCGTGCAACGGCCGCTGCAGCTGGCCCGGGAAGCGGCGTGA
- a CDS encoding CinA family protein has product MEQPEPDRAAQVEKRLKERGWRLAVAESCTGGWLSHRLTNVPGSSACFLGGVIAYRNEVKARLLGVREETLRRFGAVSPQVAREMAEGIRRLLGADLALAITGVAGPEPVEGQPVGRIYIALAGPSGTWVRRITGGLHRIENKELAVEAALALLEAFLTGSPPPGEPAEDP; this is encoded by the coding sequence ATGGAGCAACCGGAGCCCGACCGCGCCGCCCAGGTGGAGAAGAGGCTGAAGGAACGGGGCTGGCGGCTGGCGGTGGCCGAATCGTGCACAGGGGGCTGGCTCAGCCACCGCCTGACCAACGTCCCGGGCAGCTCCGCCTGCTTCCTGGGCGGCGTGATTGCTTACCGAAACGAAGTCAAAGCCCGCCTGCTCGGAGTGCGAGAGGAGACGCTGCGCCGCTTCGGGGCGGTCAGCCCCCAGGTGGCCCGAGAGATGGCGGAGGGCATCCGCCGGCTGCTCGGGGCGGACCTCGCCCTCGCCATCACCGGCGTCGCCGGCCCGGAGCCGGTGGAGGGACAGCCTGTGGGGCGCATCTACATCGCCCTGGCCGGGCCCTCCGGCACGTGGGTTCGCCGCATCACAGGCGGCCTCCACCGCATTGAGAACAAAGAGCTCGCCGTCGAGGCCGCCCTGGCGCTGCTGGAGGCCTTCCTCACCGGCAGCCCGCCTCCCGGGGAACCCGCGGAGGATCCATAG
- a CDS encoding acetamidase/formamidase family protein has protein sequence MPRTHLFPPDRVHYVWNNALPPVLEIDPGDTVIYELRDVTDNQITPASTAEDLTRLDWSRIYPLAGPLLVKGAQPGDVLEVEIVDLHPKGWGWTGIIPGYGLLAEEFEQPYLKIWDLSPGDHTFFREDIRIPLDPFCGTMGVAPREPGEHPVMPPGPFGGNMDIRHLTRGSRLFLPVQVEGALFSVGDAHAAQGDGEICVTAIEAPMYAVLRFYLHKGRSIEEPQFLCPKPLTAKYDEKGYYATTGIAPDLMVAAKKAVRYMIDHISQTYRMSREEAYILASVVVDLKISEVVDKPNWIVTAYLPLSIFR, from the coding sequence ATGCCTCGAACCCATCTGTTCCCGCCCGACCGTGTGCATTACGTGTGGAACAACGCCCTCCCCCCTGTCCTGGAGATCGATCCCGGGGACACGGTGATCTACGAGCTGCGGGACGTCACGGACAACCAGATCACCCCGGCCTCGACGGCGGAGGATCTCACCCGCCTGGACTGGAGCCGGATCTATCCCCTGGCCGGCCCGCTCCTTGTGAAAGGCGCCCAGCCCGGCGACGTGCTGGAGGTGGAGATCGTGGACCTTCACCCGAAGGGCTGGGGGTGGACCGGGATCATCCCCGGCTACGGGCTCCTGGCGGAGGAGTTCGAACAGCCCTATCTGAAGATCTGGGATCTCTCGCCGGGGGATCACACGTTCTTCCGGGAGGATATCCGCATCCCCCTGGATCCTTTCTGCGGCACGATGGGGGTGGCCCCTCGCGAACCCGGCGAGCATCCCGTGATGCCCCCCGGCCCTTTCGGCGGGAACATGGACATCCGTCACCTGACCCGGGGTTCCCGCTTGTTCCTGCCCGTGCAAGTGGAAGGGGCCCTGTTCTCCGTTGGGGACGCCCACGCCGCTCAGGGGGATGGGGAGATCTGCGTCACCGCCATCGAGGCTCCCATGTATGCCGTCCTTCGCTTTTATCTCCATAAGGGGCGCTCCATTGAGGAACCGCAGTTCCTCTGTCCCAAGCCGTTGACCGCCAAATACGATGAGAAGGGCTACTACGCCACCACCGGCATCGCCCCGGATCTCATGGTCGCAGCCAAGAAAGCCGTTCGATATATGATCGATCACATCTCCCAAACCTACCGCATGAGCCGGGAGGAGGCCTACATCCTGGCCAGCGTGGTGGTCGACTTGAAGATCAGTGAGGTGGTCGACAAGCCCAACTGGATCGTCACCGCCTACCTCCCTCTGAGCATCTTCCGCTGA
- a CDS encoding glycoside hydrolase family 1 protein, producing the protein MVEFAFHFPSGFLWGTATSSHQVEGDNTNNDWWRWEQEPGRIRDGSRSGRACDWWRNAEADFDRAAAMGQNAHRLSIEWSRIEPREGVFDDAALDRYREMLRGLRERGIEPMVTLHHFTNPLWLAEQGGWENPLTVERFERYVRHAVGALKDFCRLWCTINEPNVLAYMGWNEGKWPPGKRDFGLSMQVLRHLMQAHARAYHAIHEIQPEAQVGIAHNMVVFEPAHPASPLDRMIARLHDRMFNRLVLDAMAAGREPGLAAFRTLAALRGTYDFIGLNYYTRRLSAFDRRSPATLFGRTFLNPHGELSDGEYGEVFPEGLYLLLKRLARYGKPIYVTENGIPDADDDQRPRFLVRHLHAMWRAIQQNVPVRGYFHWSLVDNFEWAEGWTLRFGLIEVDPETQARRPRRSADLYAEVCRANALTSETIIRHTPELLEEMFGISIG; encoded by the coding sequence ATGGTGGAGTTCGCCTTTCACTTCCCTTCCGGCTTCCTCTGGGGGACGGCGACCTCCAGCCATCAGGTGGAAGGGGACAACACGAACAACGACTGGTGGCGCTGGGAGCAGGAGCCGGGCCGCATCCGCGATGGGAGCCGCTCGGGCCGGGCGTGTGACTGGTGGCGGAACGCGGAGGCGGATTTCGACCGCGCCGCTGCTATGGGCCAGAACGCCCATCGCCTCTCCATCGAGTGGAGCCGTATCGAGCCCCGGGAGGGCGTCTTTGACGACGCCGCCCTGGATCGCTATCGGGAGATGCTCCGGGGGCTACGGGAGCGAGGGATCGAGCCCATGGTCACCCTGCACCATTTCACCAACCCCCTCTGGCTGGCCGAGCAGGGCGGCTGGGAGAACCCCCTCACCGTCGAGCGCTTCGAGCGCTACGTGCGGCACGCGGTAGGCGCGCTGAAGGACTTCTGCCGACTGTGGTGCACCATCAACGAGCCGAACGTCCTGGCCTACATGGGCTGGAACGAGGGGAAGTGGCCGCCGGGGAAGCGGGACTTCGGCCTCTCCATGCAGGTCCTCCGCCACCTGATGCAGGCCCACGCCCGGGCCTACCACGCGATCCACGAGATCCAGCCGGAGGCCCAGGTGGGGATCGCCCACAACATGGTGGTCTTCGAGCCCGCCCATCCCGCTTCCCCCCTCGACCGCATGATCGCCCGCTTGCACGACCGGATGTTCAACCGTCTTGTCCTGGACGCCATGGCCGCGGGTCGGGAGCCCGGCCTGGCCGCTTTCCGCACCCTGGCGGCCCTGCGCGGAACCTATGATTTCATTGGGCTGAACTACTACACCCGGCGCCTCTCGGCCTTCGACCGGCGCTCCCCCGCCACCCTGTTCGGCCGGACTTTCCTGAACCCTCACGGGGAGCTCAGCGATGGAGAATACGGGGAGGTCTTCCCGGAGGGCCTCTATCTGCTGCTGAAACGTCTGGCTCGTTACGGCAAGCCGATCTATGTGACGGAGAACGGGATCCCGGACGCGGACGATGATCAGCGGCCCCGCTTCCTGGTCCGCCATCTTCATGCCATGTGGCGGGCCATTCAGCAGAACGTCCCGGTGCGGGGCTATTTCCACTGGTCCCTGGTGGATAACTTCGAGTGGGCGGAAGGATGGACGTTGCGCTTCGGGCTGATCGAGGTGGATCCGGAGACCCAGGCGCGGCGGCCGCGCCGCAGCGCCGATCTTTACGCGGAGGTCTGTCGGGCCAACGCCCTCACTTCCGAAACCATCATCCGCCACACCCCGGAGCTCCTGGAGGAAATGTTCGGGATCTCCATAGGCTGA
- a CDS encoding glycerophosphodiester phosphodiesterase has product MTFFRADRPLILAHRGASRIAPENTLAAFRLALEQGADGLELDVQLSRDGVPVVFHDSELSRTTDGRGRISEKTLAELRTLDAGKWFDPRFAGERIPTLEEVFEAFGDRALYNIELKAFGVRDDGLVRAVVACVRRYGLVHRTLLSSFNPLTLRRAWRLAPEIPRGLLVDLDLPLPLRRAWLAFLVPHQARHLSFRMIDERTVSWCRRRGLAVVAWTVNDLQEAERLIRLRVDALITDDPALLVRLLGAQ; this is encoded by the coding sequence GTGACGTTTTTCCGAGCGGATCGGCCGCTCATCCTCGCTCATCGGGGGGCCTCCCGGATCGCCCCGGAGAACACGCTGGCCGCTTTCCGCCTGGCCCTGGAGCAGGGTGCCGACGGGCTGGAGCTGGACGTCCAGCTCTCCCGGGACGGCGTTCCGGTGGTGTTCCACGATTCGGAATTAAGCCGCACCACGGATGGCCGCGGCCGGATCTCGGAGAAGACGCTGGCGGAGCTTCGGACGCTGGACGCAGGAAAATGGTTCGATCCTCGCTTCGCCGGGGAGCGGATCCCCACACTGGAGGAAGTTTTCGAGGCCTTCGGGGATCGGGCCCTTTACAACATCGAGCTGAAGGCCTTCGGGGTGCGGGATGATGGGCTGGTGCGGGCGGTGGTGGCGTGCGTTCGGCGCTACGGGCTGGTCCATCGGACGCTGCTTTCGTCCTTCAATCCGCTGACCCTGCGCCGGGCCTGGCGCTTGGCGCCGGAGATCCCCCGTGGGCTTCTGGTGGATCTCGATCTCCCCCTCCCGTTGCGCCGGGCCTGGCTGGCCTTCCTCGTCCCTCACCAAGCTCGCCATCTCTCGTTCCGCATGATCGATGAGCGAACGGTCTCCTGGTGTCGGCGGCGTGGCCTGGCGGTGGTGGCCTGGACCGTGAACGACCTCCAGGAGGCGGAGCGTCTGATCCGCCTAAGGGTGGACGCCCTGATCACCGATGATCCAGCTCTCCTGGTCCGTCTTCTTGGGGCGCAATGA
- a CDS encoding bifunctional phosphoglucose/phosphomannose isomerase, with translation GMGGSAIGASLVAALTAGECPIPVTVVRDYALPAFARGPRVLVIASSYSGETEETLEAFETARRRGCALAAVATGGRLAEWARAWEVPLFRFEPVGQPRAALGYSFSILLGLFHRLGLIPDQQPAIDEAVALMQEDVQRMAPEVPVVQNPAKRMAGQLIGRLPVIFGAGPLAEVARRWKTQINENAKAAAVFEALPEADHNTIVGTEFPAELLSHVMALFLTAPADHPRNALRARITREIFMKKGVNTDLFVGRGSSLLAQAFSLILLGDFISVYLALAYEIDPSPVQVIAELKARLAGG, from the coding sequence CGGGATGGGCGGCTCGGCCATCGGGGCGTCCCTGGTTGCCGCCCTGACAGCCGGGGAATGCCCGATCCCTGTCACCGTGGTGCGGGATTACGCCCTGCCGGCCTTCGCCCGCGGCCCGCGGGTTCTGGTGATCGCCTCCAGCTATTCCGGGGAGACCGAGGAGACCCTGGAGGCCTTCGAGACCGCCCGGCGGCGAGGATGCGCCCTGGCGGCGGTGGCGACGGGAGGCCGGCTGGCAGAATGGGCCCGGGCGTGGGAGGTCCCGCTCTTCCGGTTCGAGCCGGTCGGGCAGCCTCGGGCGGCCTTAGGCTATTCTTTTTCCATCCTCCTCGGCCTGTTCCACCGGCTGGGCCTGATCCCGGATCAACAACCCGCCATCGATGAGGCAGTTGCCCTGATGCAGGAGGATGTCCAGAGGATGGCTCCCGAGGTCCCGGTCGTCCAGAACCCGGCCAAGCGGATGGCCGGGCAGCTGATCGGCCGCCTCCCTGTGATCTTCGGGGCCGGGCCCCTGGCGGAGGTCGCCCGCCGCTGGAAAACCCAGATCAACGAGAACGCGAAGGCGGCGGCGGTCTTTGAGGCTCTGCCGGAGGCGGATCATAACACCATCGTGGGGACTGAGTTCCCCGCCGAGCTGCTATCCCACGTGATGGCCCTGTTCCTGACCGCGCCTGCGGATCACCCGCGCAACGCCCTGCGGGCTCGCATCACCCGGGAGATTTTCATGAAGAAGGGGGTGAACACGGATCTCTTCGTGGGGCGAGGCTCCAGCCTCCTCGCCCAGGCCTTCTCCCTGATCCTGCTGGGGGATTTCATCAGCGTGTATCTGGCCCTGGCCTACGAGATCGATCCATCGCCGGTGCAGGTGATCGCCGAGCTGAAGGCCCGCCTGGCAGGAGGCTGA
- the mntA gene encoding type VII toxin-antitoxin system MntA family adenylyltransferase antitoxin, translating to MPQGWQEVVPGIRIHMGRLRRAARALGLQVIFLFGSRAQGRPHRASDVDLAVRAASPRWRDWRWQLRCIRELAEAVEGAEVDVAFLNQASPELLWEACQGILLYEDQPLRGASLHSYTLRLYEDHEKLRRAALRALRRSHGRAKASRRSAR from the coding sequence ATGCCGCAAGGATGGCAGGAGGTTGTCCCCGGCATACGGATCCATATGGGCCGGCTGCGCCGGGCGGCGCGCGCCCTGGGGCTCCAGGTGATCTTCCTGTTCGGCTCCCGGGCCCAAGGCCGGCCTCACAGGGCCAGCGACGTGGATCTGGCGGTGCGCGCAGCTTCCCCGCGCTGGCGGGACTGGCGGTGGCAGCTCCGGTGCATCCGGGAGCTGGCAGAGGCTGTGGAGGGCGCGGAGGTGGACGTCGCCTTCCTGAACCAGGCTTCCCCGGAGCTGCTCTGGGAGGCGTGTCAGGGCATCCTCCTCTATGAGGACCAGCCCCTGCGGGGGGCTTCCCTTCATTCCTATACGTTGCGCCTCTATGAAGACCACGAGAAGCTGCGCCGCGCAGCCCTCCGCGCGCTGAGGCGAAGCCATGGCCGCGCGAAAGCCTCACGGCGTTCTGCTCGCTAA
- the hepT gene encoding type VII toxin-antitoxin system HepT family RNase toxin, producing the protein MAARKPHGVLLAKLQNLEAYLQELESLVRIPLAEFMERPYYRRAAERLIQITVEDAIDCGAIVSDLPGKPIPVASREVFVRLHQAGVLGRSPAHRFQEYVGLRHRIVHDYDRIEARLAHRVGQRLVRDGRSDLVALSRWVQGRIR; encoded by the coding sequence ATGGCCGCGCGAAAGCCTCACGGCGTTCTGCTCGCTAAACTTCAGAACCTCGAGGCCTATCTCCAGGAGCTGGAATCCCTGGTGAGGATTCCGCTTGCTGAGTTCATGGAGCGCCCCTACTACCGACGGGCCGCGGAGCGCTTGATCCAGATCACCGTAGAGGACGCCATCGATTGTGGAGCGATCGTGTCGGATCTGCCGGGAAAGCCCATCCCCGTAGCTTCCCGTGAGGTGTTTGTTCGTCTGCATCAGGCCGGCGTTTTGGGGCGCTCGCCGGCCCATCGCTTCCAGGAATATGTGGGATTGCGCCATCGGATCGTCCACGACTATGACCGGATAGAGGCGCGGCTGGCTCATCGGGTCGGGCAGCGATTGGTGCGAGATGGCCGTTCCGATCTGGTGGCCTTATCGCGTTGGGTCCAGGGGCGGATCCGCTAA
- the lpdA gene encoding dihydrolipoyl dehydrogenase, with protein sequence MPQYDVVIIGGGPGGYVAAIRAAQLGLKTALVEREHLGGICLNWGCIPTKALLRNAEVIELLRRGDEFGFSFENLKVDYEAAYRRSRQVADRLVRGVQFLMRKNRIDVYEGEGRLRSANQVEVRPTQGAAVGGQRFEGVLEAKYIVLATGARPRLLPGLSVDPPRVITYRQALELKQVPRSIVIIGAGPIGLEFAYLFRVYGAEVTLIEMLPHLAPLEDEEISVELEKQFTRMGIRFMTNTRVEAVRAAGEGVAVEAGGQTLQAETVLVAIGVQPNTEELGLEAVGVQVERGAVVVNDFLQTSVPNIYAIGDLTGKLALAHVASAQGIVAVEHIAAREGKGPMPPALDYLAMPRCTYCRPQIASMGLTEKQAKEQGYTVKVGKFPFQANGKALAFGEHAGFVKLVVDAKYGEILGVHMIGPEVTELLPELVLARTAELTPEEIIRAVHAHPTLSEVLAEAAHAALGAALHI encoded by the coding sequence ATGCCGCAGTATGATGTGGTGATCATCGGAGGCGGGCCGGGGGGGTATGTGGCGGCCATCCGGGCGGCCCAGCTGGGCCTGAAGACGGCCCTGGTCGAGCGGGAGCATCTGGGCGGCATCTGCCTGAACTGGGGCTGCATCCCCACCAAGGCCCTGCTGCGCAACGCCGAGGTCATCGAGCTCCTGCGCCGGGGGGACGAGTTCGGGTTCTCTTTTGAGAACCTGAAGGTCGACTATGAGGCGGCCTACCGCCGCAGCCGTCAGGTGGCGGACCGCCTGGTGCGGGGCGTCCAGTTCCTGATGCGCAAGAACCGCATCGATGTTTACGAAGGGGAGGGCCGTCTGCGCTCCGCCAACCAAGTGGAGGTCCGCCCCACCCAGGGGGCGGCGGTGGGCGGCCAGCGCTTCGAAGGCGTCCTGGAAGCGAAATACATCGTTCTGGCCACCGGGGCGCGGCCGCGGCTGCTGCCCGGCCTCTCCGTGGATCCGCCCCGAGTGATCACCTATCGCCAGGCCCTGGAGTTGAAGCAGGTCCCCCGTTCCATCGTCATCATCGGCGCGGGCCCGATCGGCCTGGAGTTCGCTTATCTCTTCCGGGTCTACGGGGCGGAGGTCACCCTGATCGAGATGCTGCCGCACCTCGCGCCCCTGGAGGACGAGGAGATCAGCGTCGAGCTGGAGAAGCAGTTCACCCGCATGGGGATCCGCTTCATGACGAACACGCGGGTGGAGGCGGTGCGAGCGGCGGGCGAGGGGGTGGCCGTAGAGGCCGGCGGCCAGACCCTCCAGGCGGAGACCGTGCTGGTGGCCATCGGCGTCCAGCCGAACACGGAGGAACTGGGCCTGGAGGCGGTGGGGGTCCAGGTGGAGCGCGGGGCGGTGGTAGTGAACGATTTCCTGCAGACCTCGGTGCCGAACATCTACGCCATCGGTGACCTCACCGGGAAGCTGGCCCTGGCCCATGTGGCCTCGGCCCAGGGGATCGTGGCCGTCGAGCACATCGCCGCCCGGGAGGGGAAGGGGCCCATGCCGCCGGCCCTGGATTACCTGGCCATGCCCCGCTGCACCTACTGCCGCCCACAGATCGCCTCCATGGGGTTGACGGAGAAGCAAGCCAAAGAACAGGGATACACCGTGAAGGTGGGGAAGTTCCCCTTCCAGGCCAACGGCAAGGCCCTGGCCTTCGGGGAGCACGCGGGGTTCGTCAAGCTGGTCGTGGACGCCAAATACGGGGAGATCCTGGGGGTCCACATGATCGGCCCGGAGGTCACCGAGCTGCTGCCGGAGCTGGTCCTGGCCCGCACCGCGGAGCTCACTCCCGAGGAGATCATCCGTGCCGTCCACGCCCATCCCACCCTCAGCGAGGTCCTGGCCGAGGCGGCCCACGCGGCCCTGGGGGCGGCCCTCCACATTTAG